ACGTTTTTGGTGATTTGAGTATTCCCTCTTAAATTGTGTATGAAGAGTTTATTAGTAATGCCAAATAATCGCTCAATCACATTACCATAGCGTGCTTTTGCAGCGGGTCTTTGTTTTTTATGAACACCATACATTGCAAGGAGCGATTCAAAATATATGCTTTCAAATTCCTTTCCTCCATCTACCACAACATAATTCGGTAAACGATTAAATGACTTTACACATTCCCGAATTACCATCATACACGAACGATAGGAAGGTTCTTCAAATGTTAAATAAAATGCAAGGATGCGTCTTGAATAAGCATCAATCATAAATGTAAGCCATGGTCGCTTAGAAACTTTACCATTAATATCAAGCTCAATGTCTAATTCGGTATGATCTATATGCGCTATTTCAAATATTCTTTCCCCATGTTTTGGGGAAGTGAAGTGAAGATCCGTAACAAATTTTTCATATTTGTATGCTGCTCTTTTTCCTTTTCTAGCCATTTCAATTTCATACACTGAAAGGTTCTTTATTTCCGTACATAAAGTTGCGTATGAAGGTGCTAAGTAATTGAGCTCTTCACATTTAACAAGCAATTCACGATAAACTTCTTTTGCTGTTTTTGATTTTATTGTTGCATAGCTTTCCATTATCACTGTTTCCATCAAATCTTTGGTTTTAGGAGATAATTTTGAATTTCTATTTCCTCTTTTTTTTATTTGAGGTAACAGACCTATAAATCCATGCCCATGAAGCTCTTCTGCATCTTTAAACTTCTTAACCCAATTCCTTAATGTTCTATCTGTTAAACTAAAATCTTCTAATTCTTCCCCTCGTAAATATTTCGACACGATTTCATATTTGTTGTTTGCTTCTTTTAAGTCATCTTCATTCACCATTGAAATCATCTTTTTTAATTCAATATTATCACTGTTACTTTCTTTTTTAATTGCCTTTATAAACCCTTCTGATAAATACGATTCAAATATATTAATTGGTAATTCTACATTCTTCTTTTCATGCTTAGAATACAAGAAGACTATTTTGCTATTTTGATCGTAATTAAGAATGGTCCATTCCGTTTGTCCCCATAAGATTTTATTACCACTTTTCAACTCAATCCTATTGGGTTTGATTATTTTTCTATTTGATTTCTCCATGATTTTAAAACCAGTGTATTGTTCTTTATTTAAAAAGACCTTCACGTTCTCTGGCTCAGTAATTAAGTCTTTATATATATCAAAATAAATAGTATTATTTGCTATTAGTGCGTATATATCATCTAATATAAAATTTTCCTCTGATATCTGTAATATTTCTGATAAAGTTAAACCTAACTTCGTTTTTATTACTTCCTTTATTTTTATGGTTATTGAATCTTCTGGTACATACTCATTTACGATATAATCCCCTAAAAAAATCAAGTTACGTTGAAGAATCCAATTGATATCTTCTGATGAATTTACTAAAAATTCTAAATTAAATTCATCTGCATATGTTTTCCCGGGTGCAAATATCCAATTTCCATCCAGTTTATAAAACCTTTCCGGATTTTCTTGTGATTTTCTAATTAGCTCTTCCTCCGTTTTACACTCAATCCAATATGCCCTTTCTTTTTCAATTACAAAAAAATCTGGTGTATTTAAATAAGCCCTCTTTCTATTATTCTTATTACTTTGATAGTAGAGTAGTTTTATTTGAGGTGGTTGATCGTAATATTCTAAAACACTATCATTAAACTCCAACATATAGATGGTAGGTAATTCAACCTTATGGCTTTCAAATTGAATTGTAACTCCCATTTTTTTACTACTAAATCGTCCACTTACGTTATGCTTACCTCCCCCAACTCTTCTTGCTGGCGGTGACTCTCTTACCCGTTGTACCTCTTTCTTTGCCTCGTCTGTTAAACTGAGCTTATTTGCCCACTCATCAAACTCACTATCACTCATCATTACTATTTTCTCCCCTTCCCATTATAAAGACTGTTCATAACCAATAAATCTCTCCAATATTCTTGGAGAACCCTCTCCTTCAGTAATCCCCTTTTATTAGTTTTCATTTGAATTTTCTCACTACTTGGATATATACCCTCATTTACTAAGGAATAAAAGGCAATTTGAATTTCTTTTTTTAATTCCTCTATTCTTTGTTTTGATTCTAAATTGATATACTCTCTATATCTTTTTGAAATTTGTTTACAGTATTCAGGAAAATTACTATATAAAACTCGTTTATCGCGACCTATTATTTTTGCAGTCGCTACCATAGAAATTGGTTGGTCACATATTAGTACTTCATTTAGACTATTTTCAATTGAAACAAAGTCAAGTCTTCTTCTAATCACTTTCTCTTTACTTGTTTTCGTTTTTTCAACCAGATGACTTATAGTCACATTTGGCAAATTTTTTGAGAAGAATTCCAAAATTGTAGTATCTAATTTAAAACAGACCATTAGTAATCCATCGAGAGTGGGAATATTTTCTGATTTAATCCAAGCCCTTAAAGTACTCTTAGGAATACCTAAGAATCTAGCAAAATTAGGTATATTATCAGAAAACAGGTCTTGATTGATATAATTTAACTGTTTACTGATATTTTCTTTAACAAAGAGTTTACTAGAATTTAAACCTATTAAGCTTTCAATATTTAGATAGACAAAAGTATGCCATTGCCATTCCAGATTATTAATCTCTTCAATAGCTTCATCTTGTATTAGCAAGTTAAAACAGTTTGGACAATGCCCTGGGATCATTTGTCTACGAAGTATATCAGTTTTTTTATAGCAGGCCGGACATTTATCAATTAGATAACACTTATGTTTAAAACAAATCTGTACCGGTTTTAAATACCAAATAAGCGGATAGTAAATACTTTTGTTGTTATCGTTCCAATTCTTTATACATTCCGGACACCAAGAGAAAGTTTCTTTAAATAAATTTCTTAAAGGAACTAAATCTTTTAATTTAAACAGGGTTAAGTTAGCCAAATCAATTCTGGTTGTTAACTCTTCTAAAACACGAACCAATTCAGTTGAGTTATCCTTATATCCATTTATTGTTTTAGCCCCTTCAAAAAAACTGTTACCACCGTATTTAGAGCTTCTTTCCAAATAATCTTTATGCAATTCAGGAACCACTAGCTTATTTACCAAGTGACCAACATTAAGGTTATGTTCATATGAAAGCCTAATTAAATAACTGCATAGACTTTCTACTAAACCTGTTTCAATTCCAATAGGATCAATGTTATATAAGATACTTCTTGAAGCTTGAATAGTTAACACCTCCAATAATTAATTCACCTCAAGAATTCTCTTGATAGATTACTATTAATTATTGGCAATTAAATAATAGATTTATTCATATAAAAAAAATTTTTGATATGAATAAATCAAAACATTAACATGATATAGATTACTAATATCTCTGATAATTATTAAATAAACAATTTATTGGATTTAAGAATAAATTTCCAAGTAATAGACAATTAATATTGTATATTGGAGGGAAAGTTTATTATGATAATAAAAAAACATGATGATAAGATCATTTATTGCTACTGCTGTCGCAAAAGGACTTTATTTGTACGTCGAGATTTGCATAATAATAGTGGTGTAGAGAGTCATTGTAGTGAATGTTCATACGTTTGGTTTGAATGGCAAAATCGAGCAGTAGAACGAGAAAAAGAAAAGTGGATTGAATACAATGGAGAAGTAGCAAATAAAACAAATGGCGGTCAAATATTTATACACTAACATTTTTTATCATTCTCCATAGCAAAGAACACTTTATTAAATAATTGAGTAAATAAAAAAAGCGACCAACTCAACAAAGAGAAGGTCGCTAATTCATTTGTAAATTTTAATTGAAAATCAATTGTTACGCATTGGGGCTAATTCAATTAATGCACCAGTTAGCCATCCATGCAGCAATAAACTCTGCACTACATATAGTGAGTATTGTTTCAGAACGAGTATAGAATAGTATGATTGGCGAGAAAAGTCGATAAACTATGGTCACTTAGAACTCCTGACTCCAACGAACTCTAGGTATAACAAAATGTCATACTATACGAGTAGCACTCATGGGAGATTAAAACTACTCTGGTTATTGGTTCATCCAAGCCTACTCAAAACGCGATACAAACATTCTAAAGACTCTTCCTTTTTTAAAATTTTTTTCTGAGTCCTTTTGTTATAAGCTTTTTTAAATCTTAATGGGTTTTTCATCATTATTTTGTGGCTGCTTTGGTTAATACACGGGTTAACGCAACCAAAAGCATAATAAGCATACTTTAAGGCATCAGTTAGATATCCCAACCAATACTCCTTAAAGCTTTTTCTATAATTTCTGCTTCTTTTACCATTCTCATTTTACGAAGTTCGATTGCAAATAATGGCCAAGGCGGGTGTATTGCCATATAAGGATTTGAATCTGGACCAGTGTACATTCCTCCACCGGGTCCAGTATAAAGTCCTCCTCCTGGTCCTGTATATAGCCCTCCACCAGGGCCAGTATAGAGTCCGCCTCCCGGTCCTGTGTATGCACCACCGTCTGGTCCTGTATACATTCCACCACCGGGTCCTGTGTACGCTCCACCGTCTGGTCCTGTATACATTCCGCCACCGGGTCCTGTGTATGCACCACCGTCTGGCCCTGTATACATTCCGCCACCGGGTCCTGTGTATGCACCACCGCCTGGTCCTGTATACATATTTCGAATTCGAAGTTTTGTCCCATTCATGATTTTTCCTCCTTTACAGTTTAGTTGTCTCTAATTACATAATTCGACAGTGATAATACACTTTCCTTCTTTACTTCGATACTTCAGATATAGTTCTTAATCTTCCTAGACTTAGTTTAATCAATAATATAGCCCGATTTTTTTAAAACCATTTATTACCCTTACTATAAGAAAATACAATAGACAAATTACATCAAAGGGGAAACGTGCACCTTTTTTATTCAATGTCAAACATTATTTCAAGCTACAACATGACTTCAATAAGAAATATTCTTTTGTAAACTTAGAGACCATTAGCCATCCATGTAGTGCTTTACCATAGAGGATAAGAATGGACCACTTGTACTTGATACCTTAGAGAATACTTAACTAACTTGCAGAAAGTAAGAACCGGTTAAAATACATATCACAAAACCCTAAAAAAAGAGCGTACGGTTTTAAGTGTACACTCTTCAAAACAATTATATTTGACATAACAATATAGGATACAGTAGTTAAATATTAATCTTCAACGCTAAATCCAATTCTCTCTAGCTTTCCAATGAAATTTTGTGAATATTCTTCTACATTAGCTTTTTTAATGAAGATCGTTAAATTTTTTTTTGCTCTTGAACATCCCACGTAAAAGAGTCTGTACGCAGATAAAACACCATA
The nucleotide sequence above comes from Psychrobacillus glaciei. Encoded proteins:
- a CDS encoding TnsA endonuclease N-terminal domain-containing protein, with translation MGVTIQFESHKVELPTIYMLEFNDSVLEYYDQPPQIKLLYYQSNKNNRKRAYLNTPDFFVIEKERAYWIECKTEEELIRKSQENPERFYKLDGNWIFAPGKTYADEFNLEFLVNSSEDINWILQRNLIFLGDYIVNEYVPEDSITIKIKEVIKTKLGLTLSEILQISEENFILDDIYALIANNTIYFDIYKDLITEPENVKVFLNKEQYTGFKIMEKSNRKIIKPNRIELKSGNKILWGQTEWTILNYDQNSKIVFLYSKHEKKNVELPINIFESYLSEGFIKAIKKESNSDNIELKKMISMVNEDDLKEANNKYEIVSKYLRGEELEDFSLTDRTLRNWVKKFKDAEELHGHGFIGLLPQIKKRGNRNSKLSPKTKDLMETVIMESYATIKSKTAKEVYRELLVKCEELNYLAPSYATLCTEIKNLSVYEIEMARKGKRAAYKYEKFVTDLHFTSPKHGERIFEIAHIDHTELDIELDINGKVSKRPWLTFMIDAYSRRILAFYLTFEEPSYRSCMMVIRECVKSFNRLPNYVVVDGGKEFESIYFESLLAMYGVHKKQRPAAKARYGNVIERLFGITNKLFIHNLRGNTQITKNVRQVTKSVNPKNHAVWTLDTLYERLDSWIKDVYDNMENPSLNKTPHDMFEESSFISGNRPNTYIPYDETFVLMTLPSPKGKTRKVHPGQGIKLTYSYYWSKKFRNPKIENEHVEVKYDPFNIGVSYAFIENEWVECLSEQFKYLNGKTEKQIKLLAEEIRQKNKLYSRSNTVTAIMLAKYIIESEEIEENIAINKYKPLEKDVRKIESPKEISQEIEFEKEEYDDDLELDIFGELV
- a CDS encoding TniQ family protein translates to MLTIQASRSILYNIDPIGIETGLVESLCSYLIRLSYEHNLNVGHLVNKLVVPELHKDYLERSSKYGGNSFFEGAKTINGYKDNSTELVRVLEELTTRIDLANLTLFKLKDLVPLRNLFKETFSWCPECIKNWNDNNKSIYYPLIWYLKPVQICFKHKCYLIDKCPACYKKTDILRRQMIPGHCPNCFNLLIQDEAIEEINNLEWQWHTFVYLNIESLIGLNSSKLFVKENISKQLNYINQDLFSDNIPNFARFLGIPKSTLRAWIKSENIPTLDGLLMVCFKLDTTILEFFSKNLPNVTISHLVEKTKTSKEKVIRRRLDFVSIENSLNEVLICDQPISMVATAKIIGRDKRVLYSNFPEYCKQISKRYREYINLESKQRIEELKKEIQIAFYSLVNEGIYPSSEKIQMKTNKRGLLKERVLQEYWRDLLVMNSLYNGKGRK